A genomic window from Montipora capricornis isolate CH-2021 chromosome 8, ASM3666992v2, whole genome shotgun sequence includes:
- the LOC138059457 gene encoding piggyBac transposable element-derived protein 4-like produces MAEPLIVSAEEFHDIFGSSDEENNAADFDGSDIDVQELDSDIEEDENESESDNDSNASDTIEWSDELEDFDVEEFSGQQAIKFNVPENVSPNDFFSQLFGDSVIDTIVTETNRYARQKLADTPRLQKWKDITSRELKAYFGICIIMGINNLPRIAMYWSTDPFIGNSGIQSVMTKNRFEEVSQYLHFVDSSKEPARGDANYDKLFKIRPILSIVLDNIQNAYEPSKNLSVDEAMIAFKGRLSFRQYMPAKPTKYGIKVWMAADSQNGYVCNYAVYLGQEGQARLHGLGYDVVMKMATPFLNKYRHIFFDNFFTSTNLMEHLLAQNTYACGTVRSNRKDLPPCSKNKLKQGERVSAQRNQLVFTKWHDKRDISFLSTNVLPSEPARVVQRRRNGRDLDIEKPRVADVYTSYMGGVDRADQLRSFYFTGYSSRKWYRYIFWFLFNLAVCNAFVLESFHRTTRGQTKRAMINFRLDLAKQLISDFSQRQRKRRSQEPQQHSVAREAHVSVHVEGRKRKCVQCSKAGRRTPKGYKVETRFECSLCKVALCRTPCHNLYHDQTE; encoded by the coding sequence ATGGCGGAACCTCTGATTGTAAGCGCTGAGGAATTTCACGATATTTTTGGTAGTTCTGATGAAGAAAATAATGCAGCAGATTTCGATGGGTCAGATATTGATGTTCAGGAATTGGATAGTGATATAGAGGAAGATGAAAATGAAAGCGAAAGCGACAACGACTCGAATGCGAGTGACACTATCGAGTGGTCAGATGAACTCGAGGATTTTGATGTCGAAGAGTTTAGCGGCCAACAAGCCATAAAATTTAACGTTCCTGAAAACGTGTCTCCTAACGATTTCTTTAGTCAACTCTTTGGAGATTCAGTTATTGATACGATCGTGACGGAGACGAATCGATATGCTCGGCAAAAGCTAGCAGACACGCCACGTCTTCAAAAGTGGAAGGACATAACAAGTCGCGAACTGAAGGCTTATTTCGGGATATGCATTATTATGGGCATAAACAACCTTCCGCGAATTGCCATGTACTGGTCAACCGACCCATTTATTGGTAATTCAGGCATCCAGAGCGTGATGACGAAAAACCGCTTTGAAGAAGTTAGCCAGTATCTTCACTTCGTCGACTCCAGCAAGGAACCCGCACGTGGCGATGCAAATTACgataaactcttcaagattcgCCCGATCCTTTCCATCGTTTTGGATAATATTCAAAACGCTTATGAGCCCTCCAAAAATCTGTCCGTAGATGAGGCGATGATTGCTTTTAAAGGACGGCTTTCGTTCCGTCAGTATATGCCCgcaaagccaacaaaatatggAATAAAAGTTTGGATGGCCGCCGATTCCCAAAATGGCTACGTCTGCAATTATGCTGTTTACCTCGGCCAGGAAGGTCAAGCTCGTCTACATGGCCTTGGCTACGACGTAGTTATGAAAATGGCAACACCATTTCTTAACAAATACAGACATATTTTTTtcgacaatttttttacgaGCACAAATTTGATGGAACATTTGCTTGCTCAAAACACATACGCTTGTGGAACTGTTCGGAGCAACCGGAAAGACTTGCCGCCGTGTTCAAAGAACAAGCTTAAGCAAGGCGAGAGAGTCAGTGCCCAGCGAAACCAACTCGTTTTTACGAAATGGCATGATAAGAGAGATATATCTTTCTTATCAACCAATGTTTTGCCAAGTGAGCCTGCCCGTGTTGTTCAACGACGAAGGAACGGCCGTGATCTCGATATTGAGAAGCCTCGTGTGGCAGACGTTTACACCTCTTACATGGGAGGTGTTGACCGAGCCGATCAACTTCGTTCTTTTTATTTCACGGGTTATTCTAGCCGCAAATGGTACCGctacattttttggtttttatttaACCTAGCCGTTTGTAACGCTTTTGTTTTGGAGTCATTTCATCGCACCACTCGCGGTCAGACAAAGCGAGCAATGATCAATTTTAGGCTTGATCTCGCAAAGCAACTGATCAGTGATTTCTCGCAACGACAAAGAAAACGAAGGTCCCAAGAGCCTCAACAACATTCCGTCGCCAGAGAAGCCCATGTTTCTGTCCATGTGGAAGGAAGGAAGCGAAAGTGTGTCCAATGCAGCAAAGCCGGGCGAAGGACGCCCAAAGGTTACAAAGTGGAAACACGCTTCGAGTGCAGTCTGTGTAAAGTTGCACTTTGCCGAACGCCCTGTCACAATTTGTATCATGACCAGACCGAGTGA